In Hymenobacter sublimis, a single genomic region encodes these proteins:
- a CDS encoding carboxypeptidase-like regulatory domain-containing protein, whose protein sequence is MLFSAHSHAHIIGCCRRAIGVVALVLGVALTPAAAQSAPGAVAAPTRTISFTGAVFSDSGHPLAGATVTVVGRAASTVTTNSEGFFIMPLTAGQPVRFLVAFPGHTPEQVELRAPEKEKNLVVTLQTQADKAGRGRSKSRRN, encoded by the coding sequence TTGCTCTTTTCCGCCCACTCTCACGCCCACATCATTGGCTGCTGTCGGCGAGCCATTGGGGTAGTAGCGCTGGTTTTAGGGGTTGCCCTGACGCCGGCTGCCGCTCAGTCTGCCCCCGGCGCGGTAGCCGCCCCTACGCGTACCATTTCCTTCACAGGAGCCGTGTTCAGCGACAGTGGACACCCTCTGGCTGGGGCCACCGTTACGGTAGTCGGGCGGGCGGCCAGCACCGTAACCACTAACTCTGAGGGCTTCTTTATTATGCCGCTGACCGCGGGGCAGCCCGTGCGCTTTCTGGTGGCTTTTCCCGGTCACACGCCTGAGCAGGTAGAGCTGCGCGCCCCCGAGAAGGAAAAAAATCTGGTAGTTACTCTCCAGACTCAGGCAGACAAGGCCGGCCGCGGCCGCAGCAAGTCCCGGCGCAACTAA
- a CDS encoding 4-alpha-glucanotransferase, whose translation MILRFTLPFRTTWGQRLVVCGSLPSLGQWNLDHALNLHYHPDSGTWAQEISLPDDQLSVVEYKYVLLDEGDGGKHWEWGPNRAITNEAGRFTRIVLEDFWRAPALPENELHTAAFTKALMRRPGPPTPAAPLPGSASFVVRFQLSAPRVDSDHLLCVLGSDPALGSWDAQRAVILSDAAYPTWQAEVALVNPEQTARYKYGIWDPREQKIVHLEAGEDRLIYAAEDKRTLRVKADDHFRYPTGNWRGAGVALPVFALRSRRGLGVGEFPDLKLLVDWAVATGLKLVQVLPINDTVATHTWVDSYPYAAISVFALHPQYLNLEAIAELQDEAARQELAQLREELNAKDFVDYEPVMNAKWKFIKQLYQQEKTRFLADADYQQFRREQQAWLVPYAAFSGLRDRFNTADFSQWPEEFRTPAQVAELTREDSPGFDEFGIHFFTQYYLDKQLREAVDYARQHGVVVKGDLPIGIYRHSVDAWTQPELYHMHQQAGAPPDDFSVTGQNWRFPTYNWERMAEDGYQWWQQRMGHLARYFDALRIDHILGFFRIWEIPGHSVEGLLGHFSPALPLPQHEIEQRIGWFDYGRLCEPYIRWHVLQETFHGQAQAVFDEFMEDAGYGAIRLKEFVRTQRQVEAVMGEKMQQDPANTDHYTWLRTGLYRLINEVLFVPDDQQPGFYHPRITLHLSRSFRELDDQTRPRLQELYFDFFYRRHEDFWRRQGLVKLPAVRWATDMLICGEDLGMVPESVPGVMKALGILGLNIQRMPSDPSVEFGNPAVAPYLSVVSPGSHDMSTVRGWWEEDREQTQRFFEHLLGHWGQQAPQYCEPWVAREITEQHLHSPAMWAIFPLQDLLAMSEPLRRQDPLAEQINVPANPTHFWKYRLHLPIEELLEEVDFNHEIKKTVHQSGRIQVY comes from the coding sequence ATGATTCTTCGCTTTACGCTACCCTTCCGCACGACCTGGGGTCAGCGCCTGGTAGTTTGCGGCTCCCTACCCAGCTTGGGCCAGTGGAACCTCGACCACGCTCTGAACCTGCACTATCACCCTGATTCTGGCACCTGGGCGCAAGAAATTAGTTTGCCCGATGACCAATTGAGTGTGGTGGAGTACAAATACGTGCTGCTGGACGAAGGCGACGGGGGCAAGCATTGGGAATGGGGCCCCAACCGAGCCATCACCAACGAGGCCGGCCGCTTCACGCGTATTGTGCTGGAGGACTTCTGGCGGGCTCCGGCCCTGCCCGAAAACGAGCTGCACACGGCTGCCTTCACCAAGGCCCTGATGCGCCGCCCCGGCCCGCCTACCCCGGCGGCTCCCCTCCCAGGCTCGGCCAGCTTCGTGGTGCGCTTCCAGCTCTCAGCCCCCCGCGTAGACTCTGACCACCTCCTGTGCGTACTGGGCTCCGACCCGGCTTTGGGTAGCTGGGACGCCCAGCGGGCCGTTATCCTCTCTGATGCCGCCTACCCCACCTGGCAAGCCGAAGTGGCGCTGGTGAATCCGGAGCAAACGGCCCGGTACAAGTACGGCATCTGGGACCCGCGCGAGCAGAAAATCGTGCACCTGGAGGCCGGTGAGGACCGCCTGATTTACGCCGCCGAGGATAAGCGCACCTTGCGGGTAAAGGCCGATGACCACTTCCGCTACCCTACCGGCAATTGGCGCGGGGCGGGCGTAGCCCTGCCGGTGTTTGCCCTGCGCAGCCGCCGCGGCTTGGGTGTGGGTGAGTTTCCCGACCTCAAGCTACTGGTTGACTGGGCCGTAGCCACCGGCCTGAAGCTGGTGCAGGTACTACCCATCAACGATACCGTAGCCACCCACACCTGGGTTGACAGCTACCCCTACGCGGCCATTTCGGTGTTTGCCCTGCACCCTCAGTACCTGAACCTGGAGGCCATTGCCGAGCTACAGGACGAGGCTGCCCGCCAGGAGCTAGCTCAGCTGCGCGAGGAGCTGAATGCCAAGGACTTCGTGGATTACGAGCCCGTGATGAACGCCAAGTGGAAGTTCATTAAGCAGCTGTATCAGCAGGAAAAAACCCGCTTCCTGGCCGATGCCGACTACCAGCAGTTCAGGCGGGAGCAGCAGGCGTGGTTGGTACCCTACGCGGCCTTCTCGGGTCTGCGCGACCGGTTCAACACCGCCGATTTCAGCCAGTGGCCCGAGGAGTTCCGCACCCCCGCCCAGGTAGCCGAGCTAACCCGCGAAGACAGCCCCGGCTTTGACGAGTTCGGCATCCATTTCTTCACCCAGTACTACCTCGACAAGCAGTTGCGCGAGGCCGTAGACTACGCCCGCCAGCACGGGGTAGTGGTGAAAGGCGACTTACCCATTGGCATCTACCGCCACTCCGTAGACGCCTGGACCCAGCCCGAGCTCTACCACATGCACCAGCAGGCCGGCGCCCCCCCAGACGACTTTTCAGTGACGGGTCAGAACTGGCGCTTCCCAACGTATAACTGGGAGCGGATGGCCGAAGATGGCTACCAGTGGTGGCAGCAGCGCATGGGCCACTTGGCCCGCTACTTCGACGCCCTGCGCATAGACCATATCCTGGGTTTTTTCCGCATCTGGGAGATTCCTGGCCACTCGGTTGAGGGCTTGTTGGGTCACTTCTCACCGGCTCTACCCCTACCCCAGCACGAAATTGAGCAGCGCATTGGGTGGTTTGATTACGGCCGCCTGTGCGAGCCCTACATCCGCTGGCACGTGCTGCAGGAAACCTTCCACGGGCAGGCCCAGGCCGTGTTCGATGAGTTCATGGAGGATGCCGGCTACGGGGCTATCCGCCTGAAGGAGTTTGTCCGGACCCAGCGGCAGGTAGAGGCGGTCATGGGCGAAAAGATGCAGCAAGACCCAGCTAATACCGACCACTACACCTGGCTGCGCACTGGCCTGTACCGGCTCATCAACGAGGTGCTATTCGTGCCCGATGATCAGCAGCCCGGCTTCTACCACCCGCGCATTACCCTGCACCTGAGCCGCTCGTTCCGGGAGCTGGACGACCAGACCCGTCCGCGCCTGCAGGAGCTGTACTTCGACTTCTTCTACCGCCGCCACGAGGATTTCTGGCGCCGCCAGGGCCTAGTAAAGCTCCCCGCCGTACGCTGGGCCACCGACATGCTGATCTGCGGCGAAGACCTAGGGATGGTACCCGAATCGGTGCCCGGCGTGATGAAAGCCCTCGGCATTCTGGGCCTGAACATTCAGCGCATGCCCTCTGATCCAAGCGTGGAGTTCGGTAACCCGGCCGTGGCACCTTACCTCTCCGTCGTCAGCCCCGGCTCCCACGACATGAGCACGGTACGGGGCTGGTGGGAAGAAGACCGGGAGCAAACTCAGCGCTTCTTCGAGCATCTGCTCGGGCACTGGGGCCAGCAGGCGCCGCAGTACTGCGAGCCCTGGGTAGCCCGCGAAATCACGGAGCAGCACCTGCACTCCCCCGCCATGTGGGCCATCTTCCCCCTGCAGGATTTGCTGGCCATGAGCGAACCACTACGCCGGCAGGACCCACTGGCCGAACAAATTAACGTGCCCGCCAACCCGACCCATTTTTGGAAATACCGGCTCCACCTTCCAATTGAAGAGTTGCTGGAAGAAGTTGATTTTAACCACGAAATCAAAAAAACAGTACACCAGAGCGGCAGAATACAGGTGTACTAG
- a CDS encoding T9SS type A sorting domain-containing protein, which produces MFFRNLNTSNLTATGAANPTRLQTIGIEQISWCTQADVTTSITAPGSLSAGQVSGNYTATFTNNGPDVAASTTRTVSIPANRASAVSAPTGAVTGSQAAGWTITYPAGTNVAAGAGGAVSYNFTLTPGPLTSGQDIAVTSSTSTTTNEGANTAANTATVTRTVGAVADVTTTLTAPASLAAGQVSGNYTATFTNNGPSAAVSTTRTVTIPGNTASAVSTPSGTVTGSQAGGWTITFPAGSDVASGNSVSYSFNLTPLPVANVVVTSNTSTPTSQGLNVAADTDTETTAVTPVADVTTTITGPGSLATGQVSGNYTATFTNNGPSVAASTTRTVTIPANTVSAVSAPTGTVSGNEATGWTVTFPAGTNVAAGSTGTVSYNFTITPSAAASGNTLAVTSNTSTTTSQGANSALDAASVSYTVTPIADVTVSITGPTTLYAGQPTGAYTATFTNLGPSTATTVGRTVTLPVGASLSSDQLTAIQNAYSTASYDPTTRVINFGSVASLADNATSTVSFAFTAPTAISTTLAVTASTSAATAEGANAAPNNASLTLSTVTAADVTASITAAPVVAGATTGTFNVSFSNNGPQDAAGVVYTVQLPAGLTTGTGNTVTPSNSGSYDNATGLVTFPAAATTLANGGSFAPTITYTLSSSSAPVTATARVTTTTNEAGRTANNVDYATIGTAFDLTTTLSGPTSAIAGSPVTLYVTTTNNGANTAATAAQVVQLPTGLSGLYITNGGTYNSGNGVVTFPTLNNLPAGQTVTNSISFLAPTTPFAPSATVSTTSGTETVTNNNVAYLNSATSTNLTLTGATTSLANESTTITANQTVVAAGTAVTYTVTATNNGPTSTTGVVQRVQLLPGLTTANLSVTGANGVASGSGATAIITFGSTATYSVATGVLTYGTLTNQASGNTNTFPTFTVVTPPTVGNDGQMVATASVTSNLSDNVPADNVASVTVKVRTTPEVTTTISGPSTTVAGLPVSYVVRFANAGTTTATTVKETAQLPAGLNGVIVTDANGTTVTGATYNSTTGLVTFPDVAFDAAGAVQAYTVTFTAPGQNFPVISAITSVTADGVSTNNSANLLTAVTANADLTVSINGPETAVIGNPVTYVVTMTNNGPTTASNAFATLQLPANLTNVQVGPGIGTSTASYDTGSGLLTFATAPTLATGGSVVNYVTFTMPNPTGGSLTPVASVSSATTDVVASNNRVALTTSIAPTTTETADLVTSVSLNGAPTSVLAGSTVTYIVAYRNQAGSTATSVVRTVNLPTGLSAGTLQVGGVTGTLSGNVITFSSGPASGATYDVTTGLLTFAPLASLAVNAASDSYTVSFPAPVGSGQLVVISEIASATSESGAGVNRANSSVTVNNSFDVTTSLEGPTTATPGTINTYSVTTLNNGPSAASTPTTQTVTLPSALTVANLQVDGLTGTLSGSTITFTSGSTPVATYNTGSGTLTFSAITSLPAGVANAVVHSFSLPMPATGNLLLSASVTSAGEDANSLPNTDQLTTTPLNIAPVAQNVWNTLQSVRGNTSATPLAISPLNATDAGGSIVSYTITSLPTSGTLYYNGVVATTAAGLVTDPTKLSYVPAPNFVGNAFFTYTATDNGGLVSPAALYTIPVAQDLSSAYTVFNDSKGGANPYVNGDVLAQITDLNTAVYNSAGVIYDPATGLLQTGAVNGLPTTGTNAVLASGTLPAGVSLDPITGRIFVSNARLLLPVTSAQSYTVNVTTTDINGGTNTAPVTFTIGARPLPVTLVSFTAQAAGQDAKITWATSQELNNDHFVVERSFDAVNFQAIGEVKGQGTTAQAHTYSFMDRGVSRVATSSVGYYRLRQVDTDGTATRTEVRIVTFPKASVDVAVYPSPATTQATLDLRNQTEGSYQVQVLDATGRLVYTTTALGKQTLELPVQNWPTGVYFVRVQSTQGAVTTLRFSKE; this is translated from the coding sequence ATGTTCTTTCGTAACCTTAATACGTCTAATCTTACGGCCACTGGAGCTGCCAACCCCACGCGCCTGCAAACCATTGGTATTGAACAGATTTCCTGGTGCACTCAAGCCGATGTAACGACCTCAATCACTGCTCCTGGCTCGTTGAGCGCTGGTCAGGTTTCGGGTAACTACACGGCCACGTTCACTAACAACGGCCCCGATGTAGCCGCCAGCACCACGCGTACGGTTAGCATTCCGGCTAACCGGGCCTCGGCTGTATCGGCCCCAACTGGTGCCGTAACTGGCAGCCAAGCGGCAGGCTGGACGATTACTTATCCGGCCGGCACTAACGTGGCAGCTGGCGCAGGTGGCGCAGTAAGCTACAACTTTACCCTGACGCCCGGCCCGCTTACCAGCGGTCAGGACATAGCTGTAACTAGCAGCACGAGCACCACCACTAATGAAGGCGCTAATACCGCTGCCAACACCGCTACTGTAACTCGCACCGTCGGTGCAGTAGCCGACGTAACAACAACCCTGACGGCGCCAGCTAGTTTGGCAGCTGGTCAAGTATCCGGCAACTACACGGCCACGTTCACCAACAACGGTCCTTCGGCGGCGGTTAGCACCACGCGCACCGTCACGATTCCGGGTAATACGGCTTCGGCGGTGTCGACTCCAAGTGGCACCGTAACTGGTAGCCAAGCGGGCGGCTGGACGATTACCTTCCCGGCCGGAAGTGACGTAGCTTCGGGCAACTCAGTAAGCTACAGCTTCAACCTAACGCCATTACCCGTAGCTAACGTTGTTGTTACCAGCAATACCAGCACCCCCACCAGCCAAGGCCTCAACGTTGCAGCTGATACTGATACGGAAACCACTGCTGTTACCCCTGTTGCGGATGTAACTACTACGATTACCGGTCCAGGTAGCTTGGCTACCGGCCAGGTATCGGGCAACTACACAGCTACGTTTACCAACAATGGTCCTTCCGTAGCAGCTAGCACCACGCGCACCGTCACGATTCCCGCTAACACGGTTTCGGCGGTATCGGCTCCGACTGGTACCGTGAGCGGTAATGAGGCGACCGGTTGGACGGTTACTTTCCCAGCCGGTACCAACGTGGCGGCCGGTTCAACTGGTACGGTGAGCTACAACTTCACCATTACGCCTTCGGCAGCCGCCAGCGGCAACACTCTGGCTGTAACCAGCAACACATCCACTACTACCAGCCAAGGAGCTAACTCGGCGCTGGATGCAGCTAGCGTGTCGTATACGGTGACGCCGATTGCCGACGTCACGGTGAGCATCACTGGTCCGACCACGCTTTACGCCGGCCAGCCCACGGGCGCGTACACGGCTACCTTTACCAACCTCGGCCCCAGCACTGCTACCACGGTAGGCCGCACGGTAACCTTACCGGTTGGGGCCTCGCTTTCTTCCGATCAGCTGACAGCCATCCAGAATGCTTACTCAACTGCCAGCTACGACCCCACAACGCGCGTCATCAACTTCGGCTCGGTTGCTTCACTAGCCGATAACGCCACGAGCACCGTATCGTTTGCCTTCACGGCTCCAACTGCCATCAGCACCACCCTGGCTGTAACGGCCAGCACCAGCGCCGCCACGGCGGAGGGCGCGAATGCTGCACCTAACAACGCTTCGCTGACACTGAGCACGGTAACGGCTGCCGATGTAACGGCCAGCATTACGGCTGCCCCCGTGGTAGCTGGTGCCACTACCGGCACGTTTAACGTGAGCTTCAGCAACAACGGTCCGCAAGATGCGGCCGGAGTAGTGTACACCGTACAGTTGCCGGCCGGCCTGACTACTGGTACCGGGAACACGGTAACCCCCAGCAACAGCGGCAGCTACGATAACGCAACGGGTTTGGTGACCTTCCCTGCGGCCGCTACCACCTTGGCTAACGGCGGCTCTTTTGCTCCTACCATCACGTACACCCTGAGCAGTTCCTCGGCGCCGGTAACAGCTACGGCTCGGGTGACGACGACGACCAACGAAGCAGGCCGCACGGCTAACAACGTGGATTACGCCACGATAGGTACGGCCTTCGACCTGACAACGACGCTCAGCGGTCCGACTTCGGCCATTGCTGGCTCACCAGTTACGCTTTACGTCACGACGACTAACAACGGCGCCAACACGGCTGCTACGGCCGCGCAAGTGGTGCAGCTCCCTACCGGCCTGAGTGGCCTGTACATCACCAACGGCGGCACCTACAACAGCGGCAACGGGGTGGTTACTTTCCCGACCCTGAACAACCTGCCCGCCGGCCAGACGGTAACCAATAGCATCAGCTTCCTGGCCCCAACTACCCCGTTTGCGCCTTCGGCCACGGTGAGCACCACCTCCGGTACGGAAACTGTTACGAACAACAACGTCGCGTACCTGAACAGCGCCACAAGCACCAACCTGACGTTGACGGGCGCTACCACTTCGCTCGCCAACGAATCGACGACTATCACGGCGAACCAGACGGTAGTGGCAGCTGGAACGGCGGTTACGTACACCGTAACGGCTACTAACAATGGCCCCACCTCAACCACGGGCGTAGTACAGCGCGTGCAGTTGCTGCCCGGTCTGACCACGGCCAACCTGAGCGTTACCGGTGCCAACGGCGTTGCATCAGGTTCGGGAGCAACAGCTATTATCACCTTTGGTAGCACGGCTACCTATAGTGTAGCGACGGGTGTGTTGACCTACGGCACGCTGACCAACCAAGCCAGCGGTAACACAAACACGTTCCCCACCTTCACCGTGGTTACCCCCCCTACCGTTGGCAACGATGGCCAGATGGTGGCTACGGCTTCGGTGACATCAAACCTGAGCGACAACGTACCGGCTGATAACGTAGCTTCGGTAACCGTGAAGGTGCGTACTACCCCCGAGGTAACTACGACCATCAGCGGCCCCAGCACGACGGTGGCCGGCCTGCCAGTGTCCTATGTAGTACGGTTCGCCAATGCCGGCACTACTACCGCTACCACGGTGAAGGAAACTGCCCAGCTGCCTGCCGGCCTCAACGGCGTAATCGTTACGGATGCGAACGGCACTACCGTAACTGGCGCGACCTACAACAGCACGACGGGCCTGGTAACCTTCCCCGACGTAGCCTTCGACGCCGCCGGCGCGGTACAAGCGTACACCGTAACGTTCACGGCTCCTGGCCAGAACTTCCCGGTTATTAGCGCCATTACCAGCGTAACCGCTGATGGCGTGAGCACCAACAACTCGGCCAACCTACTGACGGCGGTAACGGCTAATGCTGACTTGACTGTGAGCATCAACGGTCCAGAAACGGCTGTAATCGGCAACCCGGTCACCTACGTTGTGACGATGACGAACAACGGCCCCACCACGGCCAGCAACGCCTTCGCTACCCTGCAGCTGCCCGCTAACCTAACCAACGTGCAAGTAGGTCCCGGCATTGGCACCAGCACTGCCAGCTATGACACTGGATCAGGCCTGCTCACCTTCGCCACGGCGCCTACGCTGGCCACAGGTGGCAGCGTAGTAAACTACGTGACTTTTACCATGCCCAACCCCACGGGTGGCTCGCTCACGCCAGTTGCTAGCGTGAGCAGCGCCACCACCGATGTAGTAGCTAGCAATAACAGAGTGGCTCTGACTACCAGCATTGCTCCCACTACAACGGAAACGGCAGATTTGGTAACCAGCGTTTCCCTGAATGGTGCACCTACCTCGGTGCTTGCGGGTTCCACCGTCACGTACATTGTTGCTTACCGAAACCAGGCGGGCAGCACAGCCACTAGCGTAGTACGTACGGTTAACCTGCCCACCGGTCTGTCGGCTGGTACGCTCCAGGTAGGCGGGGTAACGGGTACTTTGTCCGGTAACGTAATTACGTTCAGCAGCGGCCCGGCTTCCGGCGCCACCTACGACGTAACAACGGGCCTCTTGACCTTCGCTCCGCTCGCTAGCTTGGCCGTGAATGCTGCTAGTGACAGCTACACCGTGTCGTTCCCGGCTCCGGTGGGCAGCGGTCAGTTGGTAGTAATTTCCGAAATAGCTTCGGCTACTTCTGAAAGCGGCGCGGGCGTCAACCGCGCTAACAGCAGCGTTACCGTTAACAACAGCTTCGACGTGACGACCAGCCTGGAAGGCCCCACCACGGCGACTCCCGGCACTATCAACACGTACTCGGTAACTACGCTTAACAATGGTCCGTCGGCTGCTTCGACTCCCACTACCCAGACGGTTACCTTGCCCTCGGCCCTAACGGTTGCCAACCTGCAGGTAGATGGTCTGACGGGCACGCTCTCAGGCTCGACTATCACGTTCACGAGCGGCTCGACGCCGGTAGCTACCTATAACACTGGTTCGGGTACTCTAACCTTCAGCGCTATTACTAGCCTGCCGGCTGGGGTGGCGAATGCAGTAGTGCACTCCTTCTCGCTGCCGATGCCTGCGACGGGCAACCTGCTGCTTTCTGCATCGGTAACTTCGGCTGGTGAAGACGCTAACTCGCTGCCCAACACGGACCAGTTGACCACTACTCCGCTCAACATTGCGCCGGTAGCTCAAAACGTGTGGAACACCTTGCAAAGCGTTCGGGGCAACACCTCGGCCACGCCGCTGGCTATTTCCCCGCTGAACGCCACGGATGCAGGCGGATCTATTGTCTCGTACACCATCACGTCGCTTCCGACTTCGGGCACCCTGTACTACAACGGCGTAGTTGCTACCACTGCGGCTGGTCTAGTTACGGACCCCACGAAGCTCAGCTACGTACCGGCTCCCAACTTTGTGGGTAATGCATTCTTCACGTACACGGCCACCGACAATGGTGGTTTGGTATCCCCGGCAGCTTTGTATACCATCCCGGTAGCTCAGGATCTCAGTTCAGCCTATACTGTCTTCAATGACAGCAAAGGCGGCGCGAATCCTTACGTCAATGGTGATGTGCTGGCGCAGATTACGGACCTGAATACAGCTGTATACAACAGTGCCGGCGTTATCTATGACCCAGCGACCGGCTTGCTGCAAACCGGTGCAGTTAACGGTCTGCCTACCACGGGTACTAATGCAGTCCTAGCTTCCGGCACTCTGCCGGCGGGGGTAAGCCTAGACCCGATTACGGGCCGCATCTTCGTGAGCAACGCTCGTCTGCTGCTGCCCGTTACCTCGGCCCAGTCGTACACGGTAAACGTAACCACTACCGACATCAATGGCGGTACTAACACGGCCCCGGTTACCTTCACCATTGGTGCCCGTCCGCTGCCTGTAACGCTGGTAAGCTTCACGGCCCAGGCGGCTGGTCAGGATGCTAAAATCACTTGGGCTACGTCGCAGGAGCTGAATAACGACCACTTCGTGGTGGAGCGCAGTTTTGATGCGGTGAACTTCCAGGCAATTGGGGAAGTGAAGGGCCAGGGTACTACTGCCCAGGCGCACACCTATAGCTTCATGGACCGCGGCGTAAGCCGAGTGGCTACTAGCTCAGTTGGCTACTACCGCCTGCGGCAGGTAGATACTGATGGCACCGCAACCCGCACGGAGGTACGGATCGTTACCTTCCCGAAAGCGTCAGTTGACGTGGCCGTATATCCCAGCCCGGCCACCACTCAAGCTACCCTTGATCTGCGCAATCAGACTGAAGGTAGCTACCAGGTGCAGGTATTAGATGCCACAGGCCGCTTAGTCTACACAACAACGGCTCTTGGTAAACAAACACTGGAACTGCCTGTACAAAACTGGCCCACTGGGGTCTACTTCGTACGTGTGCAATCAACTCAAGGCGCTGTTACTACCCTGCGGTTTAGCAAGGAATAG